In Bythopirellula goksoeyrii, a single window of DNA contains:
- the cysD gene encoding sulfate adenylyltransferase subunit CysD, producing the protein MVTQPIDPKESTRARGVASATTPHLDVLESEAIHILREVAAAFENPVLLYSIGKDSSVILHLMRKAFFPGKPPIPLLHIDSTWEFREMTDFRERYARQALGLRVIVKISEEGRQTGVNPFDYGSNAYTEVMRTQPLKEALTENGFDAAIGGGRRDEERSRAKERVFSFRDRSHRWDPRNQRPELWNIYNTWRRTGECLRVFPLSNWTELDVWQYIAREQVPLPDLYLAKPRPVVKRGGDLIVVDDERMRLEDGERPEVRSVRFRTLGCYPVTGAIESEASTIEQVVQELVETRNSERQGRAIDRDEACAMERKKREGYF; encoded by the coding sequence GTGGTCACACAGCCAATCGACCCCAAGGAAAGCACCCGAGCGCGTGGCGTGGCTTCAGCAACGACGCCCCACCTTGACGTGCTGGAATCCGAGGCGATCCACATCCTGCGTGAGGTTGCCGCCGCGTTTGAGAACCCGGTCTTGCTATACTCGATCGGCAAAGACTCTTCGGTCATCTTGCACTTGATGCGTAAGGCGTTTTTTCCCGGCAAGCCGCCGATCCCGCTACTGCACATCGACTCGACATGGGAGTTCCGTGAAATGACGGACTTCCGAGAGCGTTACGCACGCCAAGCGCTTGGCTTGCGTGTGATCGTTAAGATCAGCGAGGAAGGACGGCAGACTGGTGTGAATCCGTTCGATTACGGTAGCAACGCCTACACCGAAGTGATGCGCACCCAGCCCTTGAAAGAGGCTCTCACTGAGAATGGTTTTGACGCGGCCATTGGCGGCGGCCGGCGTGACGAAGAACGCTCGCGAGCGAAGGAACGGGTTTTCTCATTCCGCGATCGAAGCCACCGCTGGGACCCGCGCAACCAACGCCCGGAATTGTGGAACATCTACAACACATGGCGCCGAACAGGCGAATGTCTGCGTGTCTTTCCTCTCTCAAACTGGACCGAGTTGGACGTCTGGCAGTACATCGCGAGGGAGCAAGTTCCGCTTCCTGACCTCTACCTCGCCAAACCCCGACCGGTCGTTAAGCGTGGCGGCGACCTGATTGTTGTCGACGACGAGCGGATGCGATTGGAAGATGGTGAACGGCCCGAAGTCCGGTCGGTCCGCTTCCGAACCCTTGGATGCTACCCGGTTACTGGGGCAATCGAGTCCGAGGCGTCGACGATCGAACAGGTCGTTCAGGAATTGGTCGAGACGCGAAACTCGGAGCGTCAGGGGCGTGCGATCGATCGTGATGAGGCGTGCGCGATGGAACGCAAGAAACGAGAAGGCTATTTCTAA
- the cysN gene encoding sulfate adenylyltransferase subunit CysN has product MTSITTPTTRNDLAVKPVEKGLLRFIACGSVDDGKSTLIGRLMLDAGAVYSDQLVSLQVESEKHGTNGGEIDTALLLDGLEDEQQQGITIDVAYRYFATKKRKFIIADTPGHEQFTRNMATGASNVDLAILLVDATKGVLTQTKRHAFIVSLLGIKHVVLAVNKMDLVDYDEGTFETICQEFKRFAAKLEITDLRFVPLSARHGENVAEPSAKMLWHADGSLLHQLETVYTGSDRNLRDFRFPVQWVNRPDETFRGFSGTIASGGIRAGEEIVALPSGKRSRVRSIVTMDGPLEEATAPKSVTLTLEDEIDVTRGDMICRPGNQPHVSRSGEAMLVWMSEQPLQLGRPLWFKNVAGRAICEVESLRYEIDVNSLHRTHAQKLGLNAIGRCSMSFHEPVVYDAYDRNRKTGAFILVDRITHETLAAGMFLEHDMSGESGEGPASFLPARKIKSQVAPELRSQRYGHEPFTVLLTGLPASGKTTIAKQLEQRLFDLGAIGMFIDGEAMRQGISKGLGFSTEERSENLRRGAEVAKLLNDSGQFCIAAFCAPEEAMRQKFVEIVGSHHVVHVHLDASVAACRARDTTGRYVAADNGQIEGFPGVDVIYQKPPAPDYTIATEDRIDVEELAGKVFAPFCRRTNVVANLSEIVFREDSI; this is encoded by the coding sequence ATGACATCGATTACAACCCCCACCACAAGGAACGATCTAGCCGTCAAACCAGTCGAGAAGGGCCTCTTGCGCTTCATCGCATGCGGGAGCGTCGACGATGGCAAAAGCACACTGATCGGTCGGCTGATGCTCGATGCGGGAGCGGTGTACAGCGACCAGTTGGTCTCGCTTCAGGTGGAATCGGAAAAGCACGGCACGAACGGCGGTGAAATCGATACAGCCCTCCTGCTAGACGGGCTCGAAGACGAGCAGCAGCAGGGGATCACCATCGACGTCGCCTACCGGTACTTCGCAACCAAGAAGCGCAAATTCATCATCGCCGACACGCCCGGTCACGAGCAATTCACCCGTAATATGGCCACCGGCGCGTCAAACGTCGACCTCGCCATCCTCCTTGTCGACGCCACCAAGGGGGTGCTGACGCAAACTAAGAGGCACGCGTTCATCGTCTCGCTCCTCGGGATCAAGCACGTTGTCCTGGCGGTGAACAAGATGGACCTTGTTGACTACGACGAGGGGACGTTCGAGACCATTTGCCAAGAATTCAAACGCTTTGCGGCGAAGCTCGAAATCACGGACCTGCGCTTTGTGCCGCTCTCGGCGCGGCACGGGGAGAACGTCGCCGAGCCGAGTGCTAAGATGCTGTGGCACGCGGACGGGTCGCTTCTGCATCAACTCGAAACCGTCTACACCGGGTCGGACCGAAATCTGCGCGACTTCCGCTTTCCGGTGCAGTGGGTCAATCGCCCGGACGAGACCTTTCGGGGGTTCAGCGGTACGATCGCCTCAGGAGGTATCCGTGCGGGCGAAGAGATCGTTGCCCTGCCTTCGGGCAAACGCTCGCGGGTCCGTAGCATCGTTACTATGGACGGTCCGCTAGAAGAGGCGACCGCACCGAAGTCGGTCACGCTTACGCTTGAAGACGAGATCGATGTCACCCGCGGAGACATGATCTGCCGCCCCGGCAATCAACCGCACGTCTCACGCAGCGGCGAGGCAATGCTCGTGTGGATGTCGGAACAGCCGCTGCAGCTTGGCCGTCCCCTCTGGTTTAAGAACGTGGCAGGCCGAGCGATTTGTGAGGTCGAGTCGCTCCGGTACGAGATCGATGTCAACTCGCTTCACCGCACGCATGCCCAGAAGCTCGGCCTCAACGCGATCGGCCGCTGCTCGATGAGTTTCCACGAGCCGGTCGTCTACGACGCGTACGACAGGAATCGCAAGACCGGCGCCTTCATTCTCGTGGATCGTATTACCCACGAGACGCTTGCCGCGGGGATGTTCCTCGAACACGACATGTCGGGCGAGTCAGGCGAAGGACCAGCGAGCTTTCTGCCCGCTCGCAAAATCAAGAGCCAGGTTGCTCCCGAGCTTCGGTCGCAAAGGTACGGGCACGAACCCTTCACCGTCCTGCTGACCGGGCTGCCAGCGTCAGGGAAGACAACCATCGCCAAGCAACTGGAGCAACGGCTTTTCGATCTTGGCGCCATCGGTATGTTTATCGACGGCGAGGCGATGCGGCAGGGAATCAGCAAGGGCCTCGGCTTCTCGACCGAAGAACGATCCGAGAACCTCCGTCGCGGCGCGGAAGTGGCCAAGCTGCTAAACGATTCTGGACAGTTCTGCATCGCTGCGTTCTGCGCGCCCGAAGAGGCCATGCGACAGAAATTCGTCGAGATCGTTGGAAGCCATCACGTGGTCCATGTCCACCTCGACGCTTCAGTTGCCGCGTGTCGCGCCCGTGACACCACCGGCCGCTACGTCGCCGCTGATAACGGGCAGATTGAAGGGTTTCCCGGAGTGGACGTCATCTACCAAAAGCCGCCTGCTCCGGATTATACGATCGCGACGGAAGACCGAATCGACGTCGAGGAATTGGCCGGCAAAGTATTTGCCCCATTCTGCCGAAGGACGAACGTAGTCGCGAATCTGAGTGAAATTGTTTTTCGCGAGGACTCGATCTAA
- a CDS encoding IS4 family transposase, which translates to MSVSLRDEVRGAKLGDHRLTIRLGKVIESLGAKPNMSVPAATHGRAEMEAAYRFFDNDKVSPERILKPHIEATRERVSQAEVALLVQDTTDLDLTRPKQQVRGAGPLEYHTRLGAFFHPLVAFNEHGLPLGIAWQKCWTRSKIKKMTTNEKGRWVRKTPIEEKETYRWIEGLRAAREVADTCPQTICVCIADSEADVYELYCEPRTTSSGEVHLLVRACKKRITVDTEVTWLEAARATKCLYQCSVNVSGRTTKRPTNKRKRHESREARLAELEVRATTVTVRPPYRAGRNRKLSDVTLNLVLAEESNPPNGVAPIQWLLATTLPIEEVQQVRQIIAYYCIRWQIEIYFRTLKSGCRIEDRQLETLERILNCLAVYAIIAWKVMYLSRLGSECPELSCELIFEPSEWKSVWMTIRKANPPSTPPPLNEMIRMIASLGGYVIRQSTRPGTQTLWFGLQRVYDLSTAWQTFGPD; encoded by the coding sequence ATGTCCGTTTCGCTACGAGACGAAGTTCGCGGTGCCAAGCTTGGCGACCATCGGTTGACCATACGGCTGGGCAAGGTCATTGAATCGCTCGGCGCGAAGCCCAACATGAGCGTCCCCGCCGCCACCCATGGTCGAGCGGAAATGGAAGCCGCTTATCGTTTCTTCGACAATGACAAGGTCTCGCCCGAAAGAATCCTCAAGCCGCATATCGAGGCCACACGGGAAAGAGTTTCTCAAGCCGAGGTTGCCTTGTTAGTCCAGGATACGACAGATCTCGACTTGACCCGACCGAAGCAGCAAGTCCGCGGGGCTGGCCCTCTGGAATACCATACTCGTCTTGGCGCTTTCTTTCACCCGTTGGTTGCCTTTAATGAACACGGCTTGCCCCTCGGCATCGCCTGGCAGAAATGTTGGACTCGTAGCAAGATCAAGAAAATGACCACGAACGAAAAGGGGCGCTGGGTACGAAAGACACCCATCGAAGAAAAAGAAACTTATAGGTGGATCGAAGGCCTGCGGGCAGCGCGCGAAGTTGCCGACACCTGTCCCCAGACGATTTGTGTCTGCATTGCCGACAGTGAAGCGGACGTTTATGAACTGTACTGCGAACCACGAACAACTTCAAGTGGCGAGGTGCACTTATTAGTGCGTGCCTGCAAGAAGCGGATTACGGTGGACACGGAGGTGACGTGGCTAGAAGCGGCTCGCGCTACAAAGTGTCTGTATCAATGTAGCGTGAACGTCAGTGGTCGCACCACGAAACGGCCCACGAATAAGCGCAAACGTCACGAATCACGCGAGGCACGCCTTGCGGAACTAGAAGTCCGAGCCACCACCGTGACGGTGCGTCCTCCGTATCGAGCAGGTCGCAATCGCAAACTGTCCGACGTCACGTTAAACCTCGTCCTCGCCGAAGAATCCAATCCCCCAAATGGCGTTGCACCGATCCAATGGTTGCTCGCGACAACACTTCCGATCGAAGAGGTCCAGCAAGTGCGGCAAATCATTGCTTACTACTGCATTCGTTGGCAAATTGAAATCTATTTTCGAACGCTGAAGAGCGGCTGTCGGATAGAAGATCGTCAGTTGGAGACACTAGAGCGAATCCTCAATTGTTTGGCAGTCTACGCCATTATCGCTTGGAAGGTGATGTATCTATCGCGACTGGGAAGCGAGTGTCCAGAACTAAGTTGTGAGCTGATCTTCGAACCGAGCGAGTGGAAGTCGGTGTGGATGACGATTCGCAAAGCGAATCCGCCATCTACCCCACCGCCATTGAATGAGATGATCCGCATGATTGCTTCGCTAGGAGGCTACGTCATCCGACAATCGACACGCCCGGGTACGCAAACACTATGGTTCGGGCTGCAGCGAGTTTACGACCTGTCCACCGCCTGGCAGACATTCGGACCGGACTAG
- a CDS encoding integron integrase, protein MTNSSQHRRTPLGLFADKPAPRLYDYMVEVLRVRHYSRRTEQAYVHWVRRYIDFHSWRHPRELAEDEVNRFLTHLAVNEHVAASTQNQALSAILFLYEHVLRQPLDRIEGVVRARRPKRLPVVLTVDEVSRVMTHLAGEKWLIAMLLYGGGLRLLEALRLRVKDLDFERGEITVREGKGDKDRVTTMPRAIAHPLQEHLEQVKSIHQQDVADGFGRVELPHALARKYPNANREWVWQYVFPQSHRWSNAKTGDQGRHHVHESLVQKAIKQAVRQAGLTKRVTSHTFRHSFATHLLTDGYDIRTVQELLGHKDVRTTMIYTHVLNRGGRGVRSPADGLRHRTR, encoded by the coding sequence GTGACCAACTCGTCGCAGCATCGCCGCACACCTTTGGGTTTGTTCGCCGACAAGCCAGCGCCCCGGCTCTATGATTACATGGTCGAGGTACTCCGTGTCCGGCACTATAGTCGCCGCACGGAGCAAGCCTACGTCCACTGGGTTCGCAGATACATCGACTTTCACAGTTGGCGCCACCCACGCGAACTTGCCGAAGACGAGGTCAACCGTTTTCTAACACACCTGGCCGTCAATGAGCACGTCGCTGCGTCAACGCAGAATCAGGCGCTCTCGGCGATACTCTTTCTCTACGAGCATGTTCTGCGGCAACCGCTCGACCGAATCGAAGGCGTCGTTCGCGCCCGTCGCCCCAAGCGGTTGCCCGTCGTTCTGACGGTCGATGAAGTCTCGCGCGTGATGACGCATCTGGCGGGCGAGAAGTGGTTGATCGCGATGCTACTCTACGGGGGTGGGCTGCGACTGCTCGAAGCACTCCGACTGCGAGTCAAGGACTTGGACTTCGAGCGTGGTGAGATCACCGTTCGCGAGGGAAAGGGAGACAAGGACCGCGTAACGACGATGCCGCGGGCTATCGCGCATCCTTTGCAGGAACACCTGGAGCAAGTCAAGTCAATTCACCAGCAAGACGTGGCCGACGGCTTCGGCCGCGTGGAGCTTCCTCACGCGCTGGCCCGCAAGTACCCTAATGCCAACCGCGAATGGGTTTGGCAGTACGTGTTTCCTCAATCGCATCGCTGGAGCAATGCGAAAACCGGCGACCAAGGAAGACATCACGTTCACGAGTCACTCGTCCAAAAGGCCATCAAGCAGGCTGTTCGACAAGCTGGGCTGACGAAACGAGTCACGAGCCACACGTTCCGCCACTCGTTCGCCACACACCTGCTGACGGACGGGTACGACATACGCACGGTTCAAGAACTTCTTGGGCATAAGGACGTGCGGACGACAATGATCTACACGCACGTCCTGAATCGCGGCGGACGCGGCGTCCGGAGCCCCGCCGACGGGCTGCGCCACCGGACTCGATGA
- a CDS encoding DUF2071 domain-containing protein, protein MIDRRILANYRIDPECMAAALPSPFRPQLVDGYAIGGICLIRLKRVRPKMFPIPWGIGSENAAHRIAVEWEANGQTMNGVYIPRRDTNSMLNSLAGGRIFPGIHHHAKFTVEEIGDHYSVTMASDDGGAKVHVSGTVVPAISESSVFDSLESASSFFELGSLGYSDTSTNGKFDGLELQCENWHVASLNVDKIQSSYFEDESRFPNGSVEFDCALLMRDIVHEWHGRPDLCCAPKIGA, encoded by the coding sequence GTGATTGATCGACGTATTCTCGCGAACTATCGCATCGATCCCGAGTGCATGGCGGCCGCGTTACCTTCGCCATTCCGGCCACAATTGGTCGATGGTTACGCGATCGGCGGCATCTGCCTTATTCGCCTGAAACGGGTTCGGCCAAAAATGTTTCCAATTCCTTGGGGTATCGGGTCGGAGAACGCTGCGCACAGAATTGCTGTCGAATGGGAAGCAAACGGTCAAACGATGAATGGTGTCTACATTCCTCGCCGAGATACCAATTCAATGCTCAATTCGTTGGCCGGTGGCAGGATCTTTCCCGGAATTCATCATCACGCAAAGTTCACTGTAGAAGAAATTGGTGATCACTATTCCGTCACGATGGCAAGCGATGATGGCGGTGCCAAGGTTCATGTTTCTGGCACGGTCGTCCCCGCGATATCGGAATCATCAGTTTTCGACTCCCTCGAATCCGCCTCCAGCTTTTTTGAATTGGGCTCGCTTGGGTATTCAGATACCAGCACTAATGGCAAATTCGATGGTCTTGAATTGCAATGCGAAAACTGGCACGTCGCATCCTTAAACGTCGACAAGATCCAATCCAGCTATTTCGAGGACGAATCACGCTTCCCAAATGGTTCGGTTGAATTTGACTGCGCTTTGTTAATGCGAGATATTGTTCATGAATGGCATGGTCGCCCCGATCTATGTTGTGCACCAAAAATCGGGGCATAA
- a CDS encoding MarC family protein, with protein sequence MDLASIAILLLATIGPTRAAIVFVGMTKSADAELKRKIALRTVLVSAIVCCIFVVLGSVILGALKISIPALLIAGGLILFSEDWNNQATRYWLRQFESRSSSRVGLFHRQQIARSLRDFGCINRPLGRFFPWRSGVKSRSTPLRVGVERNSSRVVQLQQLERWPNCTRSPRQKETGAERHASPGCRQRCSISENGTSGNSGACDCYAPIFGAQHRSGRPCHS encoded by the coding sequence ATGGACCTCGCAAGCATCGCTATCCTGTTGCTCGCTACCATTGGGCCGACTCGCGCTGCGATCGTTTTCGTGGGGATGACGAAGTCCGCCGATGCCGAGCTGAAGCGAAAGATCGCCCTCAGAACGGTGCTCGTTTCCGCCATCGTCTGCTGCATCTTTGTCGTGCTGGGATCCGTCATTCTTGGCGCGTTGAAGATTTCTATTCCCGCACTATTGATCGCCGGTGGACTCATTCTGTTTTCGGAAGATTGGAATAATCAAGCAACGCGGTATTGGCTACGTCAATTTGAAAGCCGCTCTAGTAGCCGCGTCGGTCTGTTTCACCGCCAGCAGATAGCCAGATCGCTTCGAGACTTCGGTTGCATCAACCGACCGCTCGGACGGTTTTTCCCATGGCGCAGCGGTGTCAAATCTCGAAGTACACCTCTGCGAGTTGGCGTCGAGCGTAACTCCAGTCGGGTGGTCCAACTTCAGCAGCTTGAGCGTTGGCCGAACTGCACGAGGAGTCCCCGCCAAAAAGAGACCGGTGCCGAACGTCACGCATCACCGGGTTGCCGCCAGCGATGCTCAATTTCAGAAAACGGCACCAGCGGCAACTCAGGTGCATGCGATTGTTATGCCCCGATTTTTGGTGCACAACATAGATCGGGGCGACCATGCCATTCATGA
- a CDS encoding enoyl-CoA hydratase/isomerase family protein, with product MSDQKVRVEIDGGVATVFLVNPPMNVMTLDMRRELDEALTSLEADPAIGSIVLTGDGDRAFGTGSDIKEFPGLLADGTVVSTKLGPENETFTKFANFTKPTVVAIEGYVLGGGMELAAGADIIVVAENSKFGVPEINLGAIPGSGGSVRITRRIGFGRASELFLLGDMIDAQQALAWGYANHIKPKGEVLAHAQVIAARLASAPKQAICAAKQALRYGIYLPEEQAIAKLLDVLDVLQRTQDLREGADAFMNKRPPNFSDPLDTSKFVGCIFPK from the coding sequence ATGAGTGACCAAAAAGTACGCGTGGAGATCGATGGCGGCGTAGCAACCGTGTTCCTGGTTAACCCGCCGATGAACGTGATGACACTGGACATGCGACGAGAGTTGGACGAGGCCCTGACCAGCCTGGAGGCTGACCCAGCGATAGGGTCGATTGTACTCACAGGCGACGGTGACCGCGCTTTCGGTACTGGCTCCGACATCAAGGAATTTCCTGGACTTCTGGCGGACGGTACCGTCGTGTCTACCAAGCTCGGTCCTGAGAACGAAACATTCACCAAATTCGCCAATTTCACGAAACCCACAGTCGTGGCCATTGAAGGCTATGTGCTAGGCGGCGGCATGGAACTCGCAGCCGGCGCCGACATCATCGTAGTCGCCGAAAATTCAAAATTTGGCGTACCCGAAATAAACCTTGGCGCCATACCCGGCAGTGGAGGCTCAGTGCGTATAACACGGCGTATCGGTTTTGGCCGCGCCAGTGAGTTGTTTTTGCTGGGCGATATGATCGATGCACAGCAAGCGCTCGCGTGGGGCTACGCCAATCACATTAAGCCTAAGGGCGAGGTGCTCGCACACGCGCAAGTAATTGCTGCAAGGCTTGCAAGCGCTCCGAAGCAGGCCATTTGTGCCGCCAAGCAGGCGTTGCGGTATGGCATCTACTTGCCCGAGGAGCAGGCAATCGCGAAGCTGCTTGACGTGCTCGATGTGCTACAGCGTACACAGGACCTCCGCGAGGGAGCCGACGCCTTCATGAATAAGCGCCCACCGAATTTTAGCGACCCGCTGGACACCTCAAAATTCGTGGGCTGCATTTTTCCAAAATAA
- a CDS encoding enoyl-CoA hydratase/isomerase family protein has translation MSTSYKTINTYEKDDIFYLEVNRPDKLNALNKTVLDEMLDAIKSIDVSKYKGAILTSVGEKAFMAGADIAAMSEMTPEETQVFAETGQAVTLAMEDLALPLIACVQGFALGGGCEMAMSCDFIYASKQAVFGQPEVKWGVLPAFGGTQRLPKYIGRNRAKELIYSGTFIDVDKAYEWGLVNKVSDDKASCLEAAVECLKVIGRNGPLAVASAKQVMNAGNDMSNKDGIHQEASVFGVVANSNDKAEGTKAFVEKRHPVFTRS, from the coding sequence ATGAGCACTAGCTACAAAACAATCAATACATATGAAAAAGATGATATTTTCTATCTGGAAGTAAACAGGCCTGACAAGCTGAATGCACTAAATAAAACGGTGTTGGATGAAATGTTGGATGCGATAAAAAGTATCGATGTTTCAAAATACAAAGGCGCTATTCTGACAAGTGTTGGAGAAAAGGCTTTTATGGCAGGTGCAGATATAGCTGCGATGTCTGAAATGACTCCGGAAGAAACACAAGTCTTTGCTGAAACAGGACAGGCCGTCACCTTGGCCATGGAAGACTTGGCCCTGCCTCTTATTGCCTGTGTTCAAGGCTTTGCACTCGGCGGTGGATGTGAAATGGCAATGTCTTGCGATTTCATTTATGCTTCGAAGCAAGCAGTTTTTGGACAGCCTGAGGTTAAATGGGGTGTGTTACCTGCTTTTGGTGGAACCCAAAGACTTCCAAAATACATTGGTCGAAACCGGGCAAAAGAGCTTATCTATTCGGGCACTTTTATAGATGTTGATAAAGCCTATGAGTGGGGATTGGTGAATAAAGTATCAGATGATAAAGCAAGCTGCCTGGAAGCAGCAGTTGAGTGTTTAAAGGTTATAGGAAGAAATGGTCCACTTGCCGTTGCAAGTGCAAAGCAGGTCATGAATGCTGGAAATGACATGTCAAATAAAGATGGTATCCACCAGGAAGCGTCAGTCTTTGGAGTAGTTGCTAATTCTAATGACAAGGCGGAAGGGACCAAAGCATTTGTAGAGAAAAGACACCCAGTGTTCACAAGAAGCTAG
- a CDS encoding CaiB/BaiF CoA transferase family protein — MTDTSNLPLDGIRVIDFTQAEQGPVGTLQLADFGADVIKIERPGVGDLSRHTVGGTSIEATNNPTYVAMNRNKRSMELDTRTEEGKKVIYELVKVSDVVVNNFRPGVMDKMGFSYEKLKEINPRIIFASATGYGPEGPNVKKPGQDMVAQAVTGFMYETADPSIPQSIVPTAICDYTGGMHLCQGIMAALIGREKTGAGRKVDVCLYDSMIHTQLQEAAYWSKYKQVLNWAAMPLAIHSEAKDGPIVVIGAFMPNPLKAMCAAFEIDDLTIPYPDMASQIKNKALIQDTLRKEIAKYTMDEALARLEGQDVLCSKVRKLSEVMEDPQTKINNMILDIDHPILGKITTIGCPVHISDAPCTTRIMAPQLGEHTEEILSELGLAADGSKSAE, encoded by the coding sequence ATGACCGATACTTCCAACCTTCCGTTAGACGGAATTCGCGTTATAGATTTCACACAGGCTGAGCAGGGCCCCGTTGGCACTCTACAGCTCGCTGATTTCGGTGCCGATGTGATCAAAATCGAGCGCCCGGGCGTGGGTGATCTGAGTCGGCATACGGTTGGCGGGACTTCTATAGAGGCGACGAACAATCCAACCTATGTAGCCATGAATCGCAACAAGCGTTCGATGGAACTTGATACGAGAACTGAAGAAGGAAAGAAGGTTATTTATGAACTCGTCAAAGTGTCAGATGTGGTCGTAAACAATTTTCGCCCCGGCGTAATGGATAAAATGGGCTTCAGTTATGAGAAGCTCAAGGAGATTAATCCACGCATTATTTTTGCGTCCGCAACTGGCTACGGACCTGAAGGACCAAATGTCAAAAAACCTGGGCAGGACATGGTGGCCCAAGCTGTAACGGGCTTTATGTATGAGACCGCGGACCCTTCAATTCCACAATCGATAGTTCCAACAGCTATCTGCGATTATACCGGCGGAATGCATCTCTGTCAGGGCATTATGGCCGCGTTGATTGGACGGGAAAAAACCGGTGCCGGTCGAAAAGTAGATGTGTGTCTTTATGATTCGATGATTCATACGCAACTGCAGGAAGCGGCCTACTGGAGCAAATACAAACAAGTGCTGAACTGGGCGGCAATGCCACTCGCTATTCACTCCGAGGCCAAGGATGGACCAATTGTGGTGATTGGAGCGTTCATGCCCAACCCGCTGAAGGCCATGTGCGCTGCATTCGAAATAGATGATCTTACCATACCCTATCCGGATATGGCTTCTCAGATCAAAAACAAGGCGCTTATACAGGACACACTGCGCAAGGAAATTGCCAAATACACCATGGACGAAGCTTTGGCACGTCTTGAAGGGCAGGATGTACTTTGTTCCAAGGTCCGGAAATTAAGCGAAGTAATGGAAGACCCACAAACAAAGATCAACAATATGATACTAGATATAGATCACCCGATTCTTGGTAAAATTACGACTATCGGTTGCCCCGTTCATATCAGTGACGCCCCTTGTACTACAAGGATAATGGCGCCACAGCTCGGTGAACACACCGAAGAGATCCTTAGCGAACTTGGTTTGGCCGCAGATGGCAGTAAGAGCGCCGAATGA
- a CDS encoding MaoC family dehydratase: protein MANKIVPKDELVNYIGTKVEPTGWYEVTQERINEFAHCTGDNYFMHVDVEKAKKTDLGGTIAHGLLTLSLTPYLMHNFPVPENMPHGLNYGYDKVRFLAPVRTGKRVRMHGVVQDVHWKDEHNCKFKVGVTVEIEGEEKPALYAEWILYYETVD from the coding sequence ATGGCAAACAAAATCGTACCTAAAGATGAGCTAGTCAATTACATTGGGACCAAGGTTGAACCAACCGGATGGTATGAAGTTACGCAGGAACGCATCAACGAATTCGCCCACTGCACAGGCGATAACTACTTCATGCATGTTGATGTCGAAAAAGCGAAAAAAACTGATTTGGGTGGAACCATTGCTCACGGCTTGTTGACGCTGTCGTTGACACCTTATCTGATGCATAACTTTCCAGTACCCGAGAATATGCCTCATGGTCTGAACTATGGGTATGACAAGGTTCGTTTCCTGGCGCCGGTGCGCACAGGTAAGCGGGTACGCATGCACGGCGTGGTTCAGGATGTCCATTGGAAGGATGAGCACAACTGCAAGTTCAAGGTTGGTGTGACCGTTGAAATTGAAGGTGAGGAAAAGCCAGCGCTCTACGCCGAATGGATACTTTACTACGAAACCGTCGACTAA